The nucleotide window CTACGTCGATAAGGCAATTAATGACGCATTCTCGATCTTGAAGTCGTGGAGGAAAAGGGCCATAAAGGGGAGAGCTTCGATTGAAAAACCAAGGGTGAAGAAGGCTTACGTTAGGATAAAGACGACTCTGAGGAAGGTTGTTGGGGAAAGCGTTAGAATAACGGTAAGACCTCATGAGTACATCACCTTCTCGTGGAGTAAGTCATGGTTCTCAAGAAGGGTTAGGGAGTTGGAACTTGGTGAACCTATAATTAAGGAGGAGAAAGTGTATTTGCCATTTCGTTACAAGTTACCCTGGGCAACACCAGTGGATTTCTTGGCCATTGACTCCAACCTTTATACTCTAGATGCTTATGATGGTGAGAAATTCGTTACAATCTCACTAAAGCAGTTGTACTCCCTTAAGTACTCTATGGAGGTGAAGAGGGCTAAGGTGCAATCATTTGCATCAAAGCACACGAAGAGGGGGAGAGAGTTGATGAGGAAGTATTCGCATAGGGAGAGGAATCGCGTTCTAGATTTTGTTCACAAGTTTGTTAACACTTTGTTGGACTTGTACCCCATGACGTTTTTCGCTGTGGAAAAGCTTAACAAAGAGAGTATGTTTAAGGATGCTAATGACTCTCTTTCGAGGAAGATTTCTAGGACTGTTTGGGGGAGTATACACAGAGTGTTGAAGTACAAGGCTCCGCTTTACGGTTCTTTCGTTAAGGAAGTGAACCCACGCTTTACATCTAGGTCTTGCCCCAGATGTGGGTTTGTATCCCGAAAGGTTGGTAAGACCTTTGAGTGTGAGAGGTGTGGGTTCAAGTTGGATAGGCAATTGAATGCTTCACTGAATATTTATCTCAAGATGTGCGGATTCCCTCACATCCGTGAAATAGCGCGGGTGTGGGTTGGGGTTATTCCGCTAATGGGGCGGAGAGGGATGAACGGGTTTCCCCGTGACTTTGGTGAAGCCCAAGGGCTGAGGATTGATATTGAATATCATGAAATCCCATGAAGCCCAAACCCCTTCACCCTCATAACCTAACAGCTAGTGGGTGTTCTCATCCACCCCGCTCCATTCATCCAGTAGTAGACCGCGGGTTGGTCTTCAGCGGGTGATTCAAGTCTCCTTTGCGAATTGTAATTTGTAAATAATGTGGTTGTAAAAATGTTAACATTGATAATTATGTACCTCTACTAGTTAGTCGTCTTCATCTAGTTAAATTCGTAGTAATCTTTAAAATAAAGTGGATTCACACTAGATAACTGAATCGCCCGGAAACTTGAATCGCCCAAGTCTCTTAAGTCAGATTTAAATTATTATAAGAGCAATTTAACATGTGAGCTTAGAAGAAGAAATTAAAAAAGTACTACTTAATAATCCATCGATATTAGTGGATGTCCTAACTGCTAAACCAGAGATAGTTTATCAAGTTTTGGCTAGGCTAACACCATGGCAAAGCCTGGCTACAAAGCAAGATGTCGAAAGACTAGACAAAGAAATAGAAGAGGTCAAGAAAACAATGGCTACAAAGCAAGATGTCGAAAGACTAGACAAAGAAATAGAAGAGGTCAAGAAAACAATGGCTACAAAGCAAGATGTCGAAAGACTAGACAAAGAAATAGAAGAGGTCAAGAAAACAATGGCTACAAAAGAGGACTTAAAGAGGTTAGAAACTATTATTACTGGTCTTGGGGCTAGATGGGGAATTTTGAATGAGGATTCATTTAGGCAAGGGATTAGTGAGATTTTGAGTAATAGTGGTTGGAAAATCTCTAGAGAGGTCCTTTATGATAGGGATGGATATGTTTATGATGAACCATCTGATGTTGAATATGATATTGTAGTTAAAGACAGTAGTGTCATACTGGTTGAGATCACTTCCTCTATAAGGAGAGGGGATTTACCAACAATAAAGAAGAAGAAGGAGTTCTACGAAAAAGTCAAGAATATTAAGGTTAACTTAGTTTACGTTATAACACCCTTTATTCATGACAGATACCCAGAAAGAATCAAGGCAATGGCTAAGGATATGGGGATAGAAATAATATACCCCTCAAGTTGATTACTGACTTCCTTATATAAAACATATATTAGTCAGATCTGCGTAATACAGATCTGACCGGAGTGGAGGCCGTTTACTTCCTTGGGCTTAGAGTTCGAGAGAGTGTTCCAGACTCAAATAACTGAATAGCGATAATAGGAGAGAAATGCAATATTATAGAAAGTAAGAAGTGAAATACAATTAAATCTTTCAATACAACGAAAGATTAATTTTATATTATAGTAGAAAATATTCAAATGTAGAGAAAAACAGAATTTCCAACAGGGAGTGTTCTCATGCAGTCATCTTATTCGATATCATATAGTAAAATTAAATCAGGCTAGAAATTTTCACAATTAATCGTTTCGATCGAGATGCAGCCAATGAATTAAAACGTGAAAACAGCCTCTGAAAAAGCTTATGTGCGAGGGCGTTCAGTAATAAATCTTTCGGTCAAATTTTGAGCATAGTATCAGCTACTATTGCCACGCGGACTCTTTCAATCCACGTTAGTATTTCCGGAAAGTTCTTAGACTTCAATTTTATCTAATCCTAGGTATGTTATTGCATTAAGATTAAATCTATACTTATTTTCTTCAAAGAACTGTTTAATACAGTTTTTAACGTCTTCTATCGTATAGAATATTTTATTGCTCATGTAGTTCTTGAGGGACTTGAAGACCGCCTCAGCCATATTAAGCTCAGGCGAGTAAGGAGGAGTAAACACGGGATGAATACCCTTCCTGCGACAAACCTCAAGCGTACCCTTAGTCTTGTGAGGAGAGTAATTATCCATGACCATGTAAACCCTACCACTACCCACACGCCTCTTAAAGTACCTCAAGAAATACTTAACGGATTCAGAGTTAGGCCTTTTAGCAAGAGAAACCACTACTTCGCCGGTCCAAGCGTTTATAGCTAGAATAACATAGATTGAGGAAAAACCTATATTGACGCGCATTACGGGCTTACTGCCAACCTTAGCTAGAACCTTCTTAATTGACGTGCTAATTACTGTCCTACACTCGTCTAGAAAGAACAGTGCCTTTCTTTCCAATTTCTTTATTTTTTTTTAAAATCTTCCCACTTGTCCTTTTCTGCTTGGATGTTGGTGGGTCTGGGTTTTACTAGGTTGTATCCTAGTTCGTGGACTAGTTCGTATAGTCTGGATTTCTTGTATTCTATTCCTTGTTCTTGTAGTGCTATCTTGAGTGTTTTCATTGTCCAATATTCTTGTTGTATTCCGTATTTTTGGGGCTTATCTTCCAGAATTTGTTTTATCTTTTCCTCTTCTACTTTTCTGGGTCTTCCTGATCTGGGCTTGTCCTTTAGTCCATCAAGACCTTCTTTCTTGTACTTGCCAATCCACAATTTTATCGTGGAATAGCCCTTGTTAAGCATTTTCGAAACTTCTTTCTCCGATTTACCATCAACTACGTGCAGCTTCACTGCAAGAATCCTCTCCTTAATTCTCGCGTTCTTCTCTTCCTTATAAGCTTGAACCAAATCTTGCATAGTTCAATCTGGTAATACTAATCTATAAACTTTTCGGAAACACTAGTGATAGGGGAGGGTCACTTCACCTCATAAGGTTTATTATTATACCAAACACTCCACACTATCCTAGCCAACTTCCCAGCTAAGGCAGTGTACAGTTTCCTACCCTTCAGTTTATCCTTGTGGGTTTCGTAGAACTTAAGGAGAGTTGGGTTACGCGAATATTGAGTCTCGGCAAGGAAATAAAACAAGCTACGCAAATACTTGTTACCCCTCTTGGAGATACCCTTTCTAACCTCAATCCTACCACTCCTCTCAACCACCGGGTCTAAACCGCAATAAGCAACGAAGGATTCAGGTCTTGGGAAGCGCTTAATATCACCCACAATCCCAATTATAATCCCAGCTGCCAGTTTCCCTATTCCGGGAATCGTGAGTAACACGTGGTCTTGAGGCACATTACCCTCTATCATTTTCCTCACCTCCTTCAACTCTTCTCGCGTTTGAAGTAGTGTTCTCGCTAGGACTTGAATCTCACGTAGTACTGTACCAGTGTATTCCAGTTGATACAGTTTTACGTCAGAGAAGTCTCCCTTAGAGAACTTCTCCAATCTCTCCTCGCTCAACTTCTCCTCGTCGCTCACGAGGAAGAGAGCTCTCCTTAACCTGTTCTCTTGTTTCGTTTGCACATCCTTCATGAAGAGGTAGAGTGATACTAACTCTTTTAAGGGGTTGTTAACGTATTCTCTAGCCTTATTTACCATGTTTTCAAGTTTTTCTGCGTCGTAAAAATCTGTTTTCTTTCCCCTTACGTCCTTTTCTTTCCATAGCAAGGTAGGACTGACTAGTAGGACTTTCACTCCTCTTTCTTTGAAGTATTGGCAAGGTCTTGTTGAGTATACTCCTGTGGGTTCTATTACGATGATGTTTGGCTTCATGGTTAGTATTTCTTCGTAGCCCTTCTCGTTGTTTGTGAATTTCCTCACCCTCCCCTTACTTGTTACCAAGTGTTCTTTTGATACGTCTATTCCAATTACCCCTACCCTTGTGTCACACCTATATTCGTGAATATTTTCACAATGTTCAGTCCGACTGTAGGGGCTCGTCACGCCCTCGCCCGAAGACTTTGCTTCAATTCCCATCTCGACCATATTTCCCCAGCTGAGGAGTATTACTCTCCCCAGCTAATTAACCTATATATAGGTTACGAGATTTTTGTGAGGGTTACCAATATGGACCTTGTAACCCTCGCACAATTAATACTTATGATTCTAAGAAATTTAAATCTTAAGCCGAGAAAGTACGAGCTAAAGGATATTGCATTAGCAGCCTACTCCTTGGGAGTTCAAATCACGAAAACAGGAATCCCACCATCAACCCTATACTACTACTTGAGGAAAGTAGGGATAAGGAGAAGAAGAGAAAGCAGACCAACATGCCCATCATGTAACTCTAACAGAGTAGTGAAGAACGGCTCATCTAGAGGGAAAGCAAAATACAAGTGTAAGGCGTGTGGAAGGACGTTTTACGACGCGTTAAAGCACAGAATGGATAGGGAACAGAGGGAGAGAATCTTAAAGGAGTACTTGAACAGGATGAGCATGAGGGCAATATCAAGAGTTGAAGGTAAACCATTGACTACTGTTTACAGCCTAGTGAGGAGGGTTGGGATAAGGGCCTTTACGAATCTAACGATCTTGAAGGGTGAGCTCAAGAATTTCACAGCTAAGTTTACAGTGTTTGACGAGTTCTGGACTTATTTCCGTGTTAGGCATGGGGTGATGAGGGAGGATTTGTGGATTTGGACTGCTCTTGCTGATGGTGTGCCTTTCTATGAGTTTGGGGATAGGAGTTATGGGACTTTTCGTTTGGGTTGGTTACCTAGGAGTGAGGTAAACTATACTGACTACTATTGTGTTTATCAAGTTCTCGATAATCGTGTAGCGGGTAAGAAGTATACTTATCTTGTGGAGAGTCATAATTCTTGGTGTAGGTTAGTGAGGCTGGCTAGGGATACTAAAGCTGTTACTAGGAGTGGGAGGATGGCGGAGTACAGTTTGGCCTTGTTGAATGTAATGTATCCTCACGTATTCTCAAGGGAGAGAACTCCCTTAAATGAGGCTTACTTGAAGGGAGTACAGTATATTAGAGAAAACTTGATATAATTTTACTATATGATATCGAATAAGATGACTGCATGAGAACACTCCCCTTTGTCCACATCGTTTCTTCCTCAAAAACGGTTTTCCGAAGCTTCTTATAGAAGAACTCTTGAGAGGAACCTTTCCGCCAAGGAACTTCATGAACTTCTCACTGTCCCTTATCTCTCAAGTTGTTCCAAGTCGTAGACGAGCTTGATTAGGAGGGTTTTGAAGGGAAGGATAACATCCCACTTAGGTCAAGTAGAGGGACTCCAACTTGTTTCTAAATTCCTCCCAAGGGAAGACCTTATCGGCTTTGAGTAACAAATCTTTTTCAGTTGAAATTGCCTTTACCATAATATTATCTCGTCCCAATTTCTTATTAATATACAATTTAGGTAAGTAATACCTCCTAGCTTCTTGTGAAAAACTCAGCAAGACCACAAAGTATCTATACTGTCAACGTTTAGTAGCATATTATAACATAAGATTTTTAGTCTAATAATAAAGAATAGCATGTGCTAAAGCTTTCCGATTATTACGAGAAGTTAAGGAAGTTTAACTGGGCTTCATACGACGTTTACTATGCAATATTATTTGGTTCGTTGGCTAAAAAGGGAGAGGGAAATGATTTGGATATTGCTGTTGAATTTAAGAGGAAGAGTTTAGAGGCATATTCTAAATTATATTCGGACTTAGTTGACTACCTAGGAATTGAAGAAGTTGACTTAGCCATTATTACTGATGAAACTGATTGCTTCTTTATCCACGAAGTTTTCAATAATTCTCTGATCCTGCATTTAGAGGATTATATAAGGATGCATAGAAGAGTCATAATATGTGAAGACTTTTTAATTGACGTAAAGAAGTTGAATACTATTGAAAACTCAGCAAGAGCGTTGTTGAGAAAATGGAACTTATAAATAAATTTCTATTTGTTATTGAAGATATTACAAGAAAATTAGATGAGTTCGTTAATGAAGGATACAATCTTAACTCCTTAAGAGATCAAATGACTTCACTTGTTGCAAATCCAGATACAATCTTTCCTCGACTTCTGCCAAGTCATTCTTTCGATGTTAGGGATTTCTTGTAAAGGATATAAGGACTGTGTGAGAAGGCTTAAGGAAAATGAGCTCATTGGTGAAGATGAGGAGAAATTCCTTATTGCTGTTGTTGGATTTAGGAATATAATTGTTCATGAGTATAGTGATATAGATCTTAGCATAGTTGAAGAAATTTTGAAGGAGAGAAAATATAGAAAAATACTACAAATTTCTCTTAAAATAAAACAGAAGATTTCCGAAGTACACTAAAAATTATCTATAATATAGTAAGTTTAATATTAATTATATGTAATTGAATTCTAAGTAAAAGAGAACGATTTATTAAAAAGCTATAGGTTAGGATACTCTTTAATAGTTTTTAACATAATGTGGTAGGAGAGAATTTCACGTCATTTTTTTGAGCAAGATTAGAATTATGAAGAAAGAAGCCTATCAAGAAACAGAATTACTTCCACCTTACTGACGACATTATAACAACAAATATGTAATTTTAACGTAGTTTAAATATTTTTATCAATTTCACTACCTTTTCTAAACATCTTTCAACGAACCTCAATAGTCCCTCAACGGTGTTGAAGTTAAGGGACTCCAATATTCCTTAACCGAGTTAGCAAACGAAGAGAAGAGCACTATATCTAAACACATTAGATTTTTAATTACATATGGGCATTCATTATATGAGAGAATGTTAGTATACGTTTTTTGGCATCAGAGGGCTAAAGAATTTCCAGCTAAGGAATATGAGGGTTCGCTGTTGAACTTTCATGACTACTTTAATAAAAAAGCTAAGGTTGAGGGTTATCTAGGATCCCTTGTAGTAAAGGTAGATCATGTACCTTGGATTGAAGGAGAAGTTTATGAAGATTGGTATTTCATGGAGTCCTCCAAAACATTGGACTTACTTAATAATATAATAATAGAATCAAATGATATAAAAACAGTTCATGATTCTATTGCAAAGATGGCTAGAAATGGTAAGGGTGGATTATATAGACTCCTAAACG belongs to Saccharolobus solfataricus and includes:
- a CDS encoding DUF86 domain-containing protein, with the translated sequence MLGISCKGYKDCVRRLKENELIGEDEEKFLIAVVGFRNIIVHEYSDIDLSIVEEILKERKYRKILQISLKIKQKISEVH
- a CDS encoding nucleotidyltransferase family protein, giving the protein MLKLSDYYEKLRKFNWASYDVYYAILFGSLAKKGEGNDLDIAVEFKRKSLEAYSKLYSDLVDYLGIEEVDLAIITDETDCFFIHEVFNNSLILHLEDYIRMHRRVIICEDFLIDVKKLNTIENSARALLRKWNL
- a CDS encoding IS110-like element ISC1228 family transposase produces the protein MVEMGIEAKSSGEGVTSPYSRTEHCENIHEYRCDTRVGVIGIDVSKEHLVTSKGRVRKFTNNEKGYEEILTMKPNIIVIEPTGVYSTRPCQYFKERGVKVLLVSPTLLWKEKDVRGKKTDFYDAEKLENMVNKAREYVNNPLKELVSLYLFMKDVQTKQENRLRRALFLVSDEEKLSEERLEKFSKGDFSDVKLYQLEYTGTVLREIQVLARTLLQTREELKEVRKMIEGNVPQDHVLLTIPGIGKLAAGIIIGIVGDIKRFPRPESFVAYCGLDPVVERSGRIEVRKGISKRGNKYLRSLFYFLAETQYSRNPTLLKFYETHKDKLKGRKLYTALAGKLARIVWSVWYNNKPYEVK
- a CDS encoding IS1/IS1595 family N-terminal zinc-binding domain-containing protein, which codes for MDLVTLAQLILMILRNLNLKPRKYELKDIALAAYSLGVQITKTGIPPSTLYYYLRKVGIRRRRESRPTCPSCNSNRVVKNGSSRGKAKYKCKACGRTFYDALKHRMDREQRERILKEYLNRMSMRAISRVEGKPLTTVYSLVRRVGIRAFTNLTILKGELKNFTAKFTVFDEFWTYFRVRHGVMREDLWIWTALADGVPFYEFGDRSYGTFRLGWLPRSEVNYTDYYCVYQVLDNRVAGKKYTYLVESHNSWCRLVRLARDTKAVTRSGRMAEYSLALLNVMYPHVFSRERTPLNEAYLKGVQYIRENLI
- a CDS encoding RNA-guided endonuclease InsQ/TnpB family protein, with protein sequence MLKNLRIRKFEPEEEYVYFTYSIKNDKREKSKELIREYTTLLQKAIDYLWNLTKIQVRKKNGNYKITLPKKREVYKPLREELEKINHLASHYVDKAINDAFSILKSWRKRAIKGRASIEKPRVKKAYVRIKTTLRKVVGESVRITVRPHEYITFSWSKSWFSRRVRELELGEPIIKEEKVYLPFRYKLPWATPVDFLAIDSNLYTLDAYDGEKFVTISLKQLYSLKYSMEVKRAKVQSFASKHTKRGRELMRKYSHRERNRVLDFVHKFVNTLLDLYPMTFFAVEKLNKESMFKDANDSLSRKISRTVWGSIHRVLKYKAPLYGSFVKEVNPRFTSRSCPRCGFVSRKVGKTFECERCGFKLDRQLNASLNIYLKMCGFPHIREIARVWVGVIPLMGRRGMNGFPRDFGEAQGLRIDIEYHEIP
- a CDS encoding PD-(D/E)XK nuclease family protein, yielding MSLEEEIKKVLLNNPSILVDVLTAKPEIVYQVLARLTPWQSLATKQDVERLDKEIEEVKKTMATKQDVERLDKEIEEVKKTMATKQDVERLDKEIEEVKKTMATKEDLKRLETIITGLGARWGILNEDSFRQGISEILSNSGWKISREVLYDRDGYVYDEPSDVEYDIVVKDSSVILVEITSSIRRGDLPTIKKKKEFYEKVKNIKVNLVYVITPFIHDRYPERIKAMAKDMGIEIIYPSS